Genomic window (Polaromonas sp. JS666):
CGATGCCGGCGGCCAGTGGTTTTTCCAGAACGGCCCGCAGCGCGTCTATGTCGAGCTGGAAGCTACCCCGCTGATCTGGCGCATTGACGTGGCGCCCGGCTTTGCGGTGACAGCGCACACCGGCCAGCCGGCCCGGGTCCAGCGCTGTATCGTGGACGAGCATGGCCGGCTGTACCTGGACACGGACCTGGGTTTCGGCCTGGTCCACACGCAGGACATGGCTTGCGCAGCCGATGCGGTGGAACAGGGGCTGTGGGTGCCCGACGAACTCCCCACTCGCGACCTGCCTGTGCGATTCGGCTATGTGCGCAGCCCGCAGCTGCTGCAAAAAAGTAGCGGCATGCGCCTGTAATGTTGGAGCTACAGGCATTTTTCCCCGCCAATAAAAAAGCCGGTCAGTGACCGGCTCTTTGATGAGATGGCAGCCGCGCTGACTATTTGGCCGCGCTCACCATGTATTCAACGGCTGAACGGATGTCAGCGTCAGCGGCTGTGGAACCGCCTTTGGGAGGCATGGCACCCTTGCCCTTGATGACACTGGCAGTCAGGGCGTCCAGGCCGGTCTTGATGCGGGGTGCCCAGGCTGCCTTGTCACCGAATTTGGGTGCGTTGGCCACGCCGGCGGCATGGCAGGCCACGCAAGCCTGCTTGTACAGTGCTTCGCCTGCACCTGCTGCCGCAGGCGCGCTACCAGCCGCCGCCTGCGCGGGTTTGTTGGCTGCTGCCAGCGCTGCCACCACGGAGGCCGGTGGGCTCGCCGCAGCTTCTGCGGCCGGTGCCTGAGCTGCTGCCGCCGGGGCCGCCGGCTCGGCAAATTTGCCGCCGACAGCAGCAGCCATGTACACCACGGCACGGCCGATTTCGACGTCTTCGAAGTCGCCACCGCCCTGCGCACCCATGGCACCCTTGCCTTTCAGTGCGGAATTCCAGAGAGCCGCAAAACCACTTGGGAGGCGCGGCGCCCAGGCGGCCGTGTCGCCGAATTTGGGAGCACCTGCTGCGCCTGCAGCGTGGCAGGCAACGCATTGCGCCTTGTAGACCTCCTCGCCCGATTTGAGGGGGCGGTTGGCATCCCGGATTTCGACCATGCCAATTTTCTGGATGCGTTGCGCAACTGCTTTTTCGGCATCAACGGCGCCGGCTGAGGGCCCTCTGGCGGAGGTCACGTAGTAAACCAGCCCGATGATGGCAAAAATGGGAATGACGAAAGAGAAAAAAACCGCGGCCAGCAGCTGCTGTGGGGTCTTGATCGGGCCGGTGTGGGCTTCTTCGTGGGCCGTGGTGTGATCGTTAGCGCTCATGGCGTCCTCAAAAAACTAAAAATCGGGGGGCTATCGCGGGCTGAGGAAGGCGTCTGCTCAGCAACCTCGCATTATAGCCGGGGGTGCTGTAAATCCCGGGCAGGCGGCGCATCGCTGATAGAATCCTGCGCGCTGTGCGCCGGGAACCATACGCACAGCGCATGAGATTGCAGAGTTCGCAAGTGTCGTGAATCCCCGGTTCTCGTCATTTTCCAGCGTTGCGGCTGTAGCTCAGTATGAAATCTTTTTAATGTGATGAACCGTTTCGGCATGACCAGGGAAAGCGCATGGCGTTTGCTCAACTGCGAAGCGCATCGAAAGCCAAGGCACTGTTGGCTACCGCTGAGAAGGCCGCGAGGAGGCTGCGTTCTTCGCGATCAGGAGACGTTGGCGGCCTCTGATAGAAATCTCTCCGCTTGACTTCGCATTCCTTGCGAGATCGGTTCCCAGATGCGTTCGGGAAAGCTCTGGGGCAGTTGTGCCTCGACGGTGTCGAGGGCCAGCACGACGCGATCAACCAAGCCTAGCATCGCTTCCCAGACGAAGGGGCCACCGTTCTTCATGGCAAGGTCGTGCCAATGGCGGGCGCGGATGGTGTGGATGTCGTAGTGCGTGTTCTTTGAACGCAGCGCCATGGCAAGACGCGCGTTGCGCAGATGCAGTTGCCCGCGGCCTTTGCCCACATAGGGCCACACGGACAGGACGTCGTACAGTGGCGTCATGTCGTAGGCATTGCCTTGGCGCAGGAAGATCGAAAAGTTCTTGGCATGACCGTCGGGCGCCGCCATGAGCCAGAAGGCCAACTGGGCGAGTTGGAAGGCAGTTCTGTCCGTTTGCGCGTCCGCGCTGCCAGACAGCAGCTTGAGGCCATCGGCGACGGACGGGCCCCCATCGTCTTCGTACTTCAGACGGGGAGGCAGGCCCAGCGCCTGGCAGAAGTCTTCCTGGGGAAGCCGGGCAATCCACTTCCCCTCCTTCATCCATCCCCGGTCGAAGCGCTCCACGACCAGCGCGCGCTGGTCGCCAAACATGGCCATCTCAGTGTGCGCCATGGGCAGCCCGAGCGCCTGGATGATCTGCGCGCACAGCCATTCGTTCTCGACGGAGTCGAACATTTCCACCCTGGTCGTGTTGGCGATCACTCCGAGTGGGAG
Coding sequences:
- a CDS encoding type II toxin-antitoxin system HipA family toxin, which gives rise to MAALNAWMNGEFVGAWQVNRGTHNFSYAPSWLESEKSRPLSLSLPLTRTLEIKGEVVANYFDNLLPDNDKIRERIGRRFRTKTLDAFALLEAIGRDCVGAVQLLPEGTVPDGWNHVECEPLTEEQVADALRAVPGDPVARQVNEAPPFRISLAGAQEKTAFVQVDGQWCRPLGATPSTHIFKLPLGVIANTTRVEMFDSVENEWLCAQIIQALGLPMAHTEMAMFGDQRALVVERFDRGWMKEGKWIARLPQEDFCQALGLPPRLKYEDDGGPSVADGLKLLSGSADAQTDRTAFQLAQLAFWLMAAPDGHAKNFSIFLRQGNAYDMTPLYDVLSVWPYVGKGRGQLHLRNARLAMALRSKNTHYDIHTIRARHWHDLAMKNGGPFVWEAMLGLVDRVVLALDTVEAQLPQSFPERIWEPISQGMRSQAERFLSEAANVS
- a CDS encoding DUF2946 family protein; translation: MDDIVRQAIAKWPNVPNCYGWLGLDARGNWYMRDDKAQAAGPFTSAGTSGSLAGKGSLLKHDKLIDFIQRNYESDAGGQWFFQNGPQRVYVELEATPLIWRIDVAPGFAVTAHTGQPARVQRCIVDEHGRLYLDTDLGFGLVHTQDMACAADAVEQGLWVPDELPTRDLPVRFGYVRSPQLLQKSSGMRL
- a CDS encoding c-type cytochrome codes for the protein MSANDHTTAHEEAHTGPIKTPQQLLAAVFFSFVIPIFAIIGLVYYVTSARGPSAGAVDAEKAVAQRIQKIGMVEIRDANRPLKSGEEVYKAQCVACHAAGAAGAPKFGDTAAWAPRLPSGFAALWNSALKGKGAMGAQGGGDFEDVEIGRAVVYMAAAVGGKFAEPAAPAAAAQAPAAEAAASPPASVVAALAAANKPAQAAAGSAPAAAGAGEALYKQACVACHAAGVANAPKFGDKAAWAPRIKTGLDALTASVIKGKGAMPPKGGSTAADADIRSAVEYMVSAAK